One Streptomyces sp. RPA4-2 genomic window carries:
- a CDS encoding SDR family NAD(P)-dependent oxidoreductase — translation MGMSGLTALVTGATAGIGRAVALQLADEGAEIVVHGRDQDRGADVVAEIEKAGGSARFVQADLGDPADVERLAREAGDVDVLVNNAGVYKFLPTSEMTTELFDLHMDLNTKAPYVLVRALAPGMAQRGRGSIVNISTLAATVPAKGAGMYAASKAALEQLTAVWAAEFAERGIRVNAVAPGPTRTPGTDAMDAASLQAIANTTALRRIAEPEEVAEAVVFLASRRASYITGVVLEVAGGRPAIG, via the coding sequence ATGGGAATGTCCGGACTCACCGCTCTCGTCACCGGCGCCACCGCCGGTATCGGCCGCGCCGTGGCCCTCCAGCTCGCGGACGAAGGCGCGGAAATCGTCGTCCACGGTCGCGACCAGGACCGCGGAGCCGACGTCGTCGCCGAGATCGAGAAAGCCGGAGGGAGCGCCCGCTTCGTCCAGGCAGACCTCGGCGACCCCGCCGACGTCGAGCGCCTGGCCCGCGAGGCCGGAGACGTCGACGTACTGGTCAACAACGCAGGCGTCTACAAGTTTTTGCCGACATCGGAGATGACCACGGAACTCTTCGACCTGCACATGGATCTGAACACCAAGGCCCCCTACGTGCTCGTCCGCGCCCTGGCCCCGGGCATGGCTCAGCGCGGCCGCGGATCCATCGTGAACATCAGCACCCTCGCCGCCACGGTCCCCGCCAAGGGCGCCGGCATGTATGCCGCGTCCAAGGCCGCACTCGAGCAGCTCACCGCCGTGTGGGCCGCCGAGTTCGCCGAGCGGGGCATCCGCGTCAACGCGGTCGCCCCCGGACCCACCCGCACCCCGGGAACCGACGCCATGGACGCCGCCTCGCTGCAGGCCATCGCCAACACGACCGCCCTGCGCCGCATCGCCGAGCCCGAGGAGGTCGCCGAGGCAGTCGTCTTCCTGGCCTCCCGGCGCGCCAGTTACATCACCGGCGTCGTCCTCGAAGTCGCCGGTGGACGCCCCGCGATCGGCTGA
- a CDS encoding copper resistance D family protein → MTARLARAAVVLAVLACAAVLTDLAHAGDSGGFHYKAAWNTLYDGTNAGRLSGLEVTLLLVGAALIAPLAFRAVANGPARKGLLIAGLGAGVIALGTTRFPDAMPEEWGRTLFETAMWMLHLCGGAVWLGGLAGLALLAVPGAVPPAERAAFWSPTIRRFSVAAMSCVTAITLSGLFLYWEHVDGPSQLFTTMYGRVLGVKILIFGTLLLLGVFNQFWLHPRIDALRAAGDERPLRTILVRQFPAVVAVETLLGMSLLFVAPFLHGSARNQAFQAETAKHSATAISPENLPRLPDKVVSASTWVLGSTETIVLIALMIGGYWYSGVLARRRTAAVPGRNPATGDLVEA, encoded by the coding sequence GTGACGGCCAGACTCGCCCGCGCGGCGGTCGTCCTGGCGGTGCTGGCCTGCGCCGCCGTGCTCACCGACCTGGCCCACGCCGGGGACAGCGGCGGATTCCACTACAAGGCCGCCTGGAACACCCTCTACGACGGCACCAACGCCGGACGGCTGTCGGGGCTGGAGGTGACCTTGCTGCTGGTCGGTGCGGCGTTGATCGCCCCGCTCGCCTTCCGCGCGGTCGCGAACGGCCCGGCGCGGAAGGGGCTGCTCATAGCGGGCCTCGGCGCGGGGGTGATCGCCCTGGGTACCACCAGGTTCCCGGACGCGATGCCCGAGGAGTGGGGCCGCACCCTCTTCGAGACGGCGATGTGGATGCTGCATCTGTGCGGCGGAGCCGTCTGGTTGGGCGGGCTGGCCGGACTGGCACTGCTGGCCGTTCCCGGCGCCGTCCCACCCGCCGAACGCGCCGCCTTCTGGTCTCCCACGATCCGCCGCTTCTCCGTCGCCGCCATGAGCTGTGTCACCGCGATCACCCTGTCCGGGCTGTTCCTGTACTGGGAGCATGTCGACGGCCCCTCGCAGCTGTTCACGACGATGTACGGCCGCGTGCTGGGCGTGAAGATCCTCATCTTCGGAACCCTGCTCCTGCTCGGTGTCTTCAACCAGTTCTGGCTGCACCCGCGGATCGACGCCCTGCGGGCCGCCGGCGACGAGCGCCCGCTGCGCACCATCCTCGTGCGTCAGTTCCCCGCGGTGGTCGCCGTCGAGACCCTGCTCGGAATGTCACTGCTCTTCGTCGCCCCCTTCCTGCACGGCTCCGCTCGCAACCAGGCGTTCCAGGCCGAAACGGCCAAGCACTCCGCGACCGCGATCTCCCCGGAGAACCTGCCCAGACTGCCCGACAAGGTGGTCAGCGCCTCCACTTGGGTACTCGGCAGCACCGAGACCATCGTCCTCATCGCTTTGATGATCGGCGGATACTGGTACTCCGGAGTGCTGGCCCGCCGCCGCACCGCCGCGGTTCCTGGACGGAATCCCGCGACGGGCGATCTCGTCGAGGCGTGA
- a CDS encoding D-2-hydroxyacid dehydrogenase family protein — translation MKIAVLDDYQNVALDCADWSGLNAEVEVFSSHIPDVDELVSRLAGFEAVVAMRERTPFTADVLGRLPDLKLLVTTGPRNAAIDLAAAARHGVVVCGTGYYPEPTVELTWALILAAVRNLPTEERSMRDEGWQRTLGTELRGRTLGLLGLGNLGSRVARIGQAFGMDTIAWSENLTPGRAAEHGVRAVTKEELFAGADVLSVHLVLSSRTRGLVGRAELAAMKPSAILVNTSRGPLVDQDALLDALRREAIRCAALDVYDTEPLPPDHPFRTLTNTVLTPHIGYVTRELYEVFYRDAVEDIAAFLAGQPIRVIG, via the coding sequence ATGAAGATCGCAGTGCTTGACGATTACCAGAACGTCGCACTCGACTGCGCCGACTGGAGCGGTCTGAACGCCGAGGTGGAGGTGTTCAGCAGCCATATCCCGGACGTCGACGAACTGGTCAGCAGGCTCGCCGGTTTCGAGGCAGTCGTCGCGATGCGCGAGCGGACGCCCTTCACAGCCGACGTTCTGGGTCGGTTGCCCGATCTGAAACTGCTGGTCACCACCGGTCCACGCAACGCCGCCATCGACTTGGCGGCCGCTGCCCGGCACGGAGTTGTCGTCTGCGGCACCGGGTACTACCCCGAGCCCACGGTCGAACTCACCTGGGCGCTGATCCTCGCCGCGGTACGCAACCTGCCGACGGAGGAGCGATCGATGCGGGACGAGGGCTGGCAGCGCACGCTGGGCACCGAGCTGCGCGGAAGGACCCTCGGCCTCCTCGGGCTGGGAAACCTGGGAAGCCGGGTGGCGAGGATCGGCCAGGCCTTCGGCATGGACACCATCGCCTGGAGCGAGAACCTCACACCCGGACGCGCGGCCGAGCACGGGGTGAGGGCAGTGACCAAAGAGGAGCTCTTCGCCGGCGCGGACGTGTTGTCGGTGCATCTGGTGCTGAGTTCCCGCACCCGAGGGCTGGTCGGCCGTGCGGAACTCGCCGCGATGAAGCCGTCCGCGATCCTGGTGAACACCTCGCGCGGCCCCCTCGTCGACCAGGACGCACTGCTGGATGCCTTGCGCCGCGAAGCGATCAGGTGCGCGGCACTCGACGTCTACGACACCGAGCCACTGCCTCCTGACCACCCCTTCCGCACGCTGACGAACACCGTACTCACCCCGCACATCGGTTATGTGACCCGCGAACTGTACGAGGTGTTCTACCGCGACGCCGTGGAAGACATCGCCGCATTCCTGGCGGGGCAGCCGATCCGCGTCATCGGTTAG
- a CDS encoding MarR family winged helix-turn-helix transcriptional regulator, whose translation MPQSKKIREPAAAQSAPVVPSHTLGFHLKRAEQSIVARKAHGVRNLDLTESQCKVLGCLTGGVAKSCTQLSREGLVTSQTMTGIVKNLEAKGLVERHASPDHGRVMLVSLTPAGVERAAAAKSLSERVEHGLREALSEDDYRQLVKLLDRVADLAPGVDVSTSE comes from the coding sequence ATGCCACAGTCGAAGAAGATCCGCGAACCGGCCGCCGCCCAGTCCGCGCCGGTGGTTCCCTCGCACACGCTCGGCTTTCACCTCAAGCGGGCCGAACAGTCCATCGTGGCGCGCAAGGCCCACGGCGTGCGGAACCTGGACCTGACGGAGTCGCAGTGCAAGGTGCTGGGCTGTCTGACCGGCGGTGTGGCGAAGTCGTGCACCCAGCTGTCCCGTGAGGGCCTGGTCACCTCGCAGACGATGACCGGCATCGTCAAGAACCTGGAAGCCAAGGGACTGGTTGAGCGCCATGCCTCGCCGGACCACGGCCGCGTCATGCTCGTGTCCCTCACACCGGCAGGCGTGGAGCGGGCCGCCGCCGCGAAGTCCCTCTCCGAGCGTGTCGAACACGGCCTGCGTGAGGCCCTGTCCGAGGACGATTACCGTCAACTGGTGAAGCTTCTCGACAGGGTGGCCGACCTGGCTCCCGGGGTCGACGTCAGCACGTCGGAGTAG
- a CDS encoding alpha/beta fold hydrolase, whose product MTKLSVSTAAGVFDAIAAGPSGGRPVLLLHGFPQTGLAWHQQIAALAARGYRVVAPDQRGYSPGVRPDRPEDYRVGTLVDDVVAITEELGWASFDLVGHDWGGAVAWWTADAHPGRVRTLSVVSTPHPGALADALRTDQDQRARSHYMIDWRETPSTEDHMLADDARQLRTIYAGKVPQDSVDAYVRHLSQPGALTAALNWYRAGRPDGTIGLIDVPTMYVWSTKDTAFGPAASRATGQWVSGPYRFETLHDVSRWIPEEAPGTLNGLLLEHLRAHGE is encoded by the coding sequence GTGACCAAGCTGAGTGTCTCCACTGCTGCGGGCGTGTTCGACGCCATCGCGGCGGGACCGTCCGGGGGCCGCCCGGTACTGCTGCTGCACGGTTTCCCCCAGACAGGGTTGGCGTGGCACCAACAGATCGCCGCGTTGGCCGCGCGAGGCTACCGTGTCGTGGCACCCGACCAGCGTGGCTACTCCCCCGGTGTCCGCCCCGACCGGCCCGAGGACTACCGCGTCGGCACCCTGGTCGACGATGTCGTCGCGATCACGGAGGAACTGGGCTGGGCATCGTTCGACCTGGTCGGCCACGACTGGGGAGGCGCGGTGGCATGGTGGACCGCGGACGCCCACCCCGGGCGCGTCCGTACCCTCAGCGTTGTCTCCACCCCGCACCCCGGCGCCCTGGCAGACGCCTTGCGCACCGACCAGGACCAGCGCGCACGATCCCACTACATGATCGACTGGCGTGAGACGCCCTCGACCGAGGATCACATGCTCGCCGACGACGCCCGGCAGCTTCGTACCATCTACGCCGGAAAGGTCCCGCAGGACAGTGTCGACGCCTACGTGCGGCACCTCTCGCAGCCGGGCGCGCTCACCGCTGCGCTGAACTGGTACCGGGCGGGCCGGCCCGACGGAACGATCGGTCTCATCGATGTGCCCACGATGTATGTCTGGAGCACGAAGGACACCGCGTTCGGCCCGGCGGCCTCCCGGGCGACCGGACAGTGGGTCAGCGGACCGTACCGGTTCGAGACACTCCACGACGTCAGCCGCTGGATCCCCGAAGAAGCGCCCGGGACGCTGAACGGCCTCCTGCTCGAACATCTGCGAGCGCACGGCGAATAG